In Herbaspirillum seropedicae, a single window of DNA contains:
- the iolE gene encoding myo-inosose-2 dehydratase — protein MATPFNVKIGINPISWMNDDLPSLGGETPLEQALSEGAEIGYRGFELGNKFPRQPEALRAVLGKYQLECVSGWYSGQLATRSVEEEIVAVEAHLNLLAANGAQVMVYGEVADSIQGAPTPLYQRPRFGSEAAWQGYAQRLDQFARHLLQRGVRLAYHHHMGAYVETPEDLDKLMALTGEEVGLLFDSGHIAFAGGDPLAVLQRHLDRVCHVHCKDVRPAVVKLARNRDWSFLQAVINGAFTVPGDGAIDFAPLLQLLYRRGYSGWLVVEAEQDPAVAPSYRYAQMGYRHLSTLVAAIENGSLQEAA, from the coding sequence GTGGCTACACCCTTCAACGTCAAGATCGGCATCAATCCCATCTCCTGGATGAATGACGACCTGCCCTCGCTGGGCGGGGAAACGCCCCTGGAACAGGCGCTCTCGGAGGGCGCGGAGATCGGCTATCGCGGCTTCGAGCTGGGCAACAAGTTTCCGCGCCAGCCCGAGGCCTTGCGCGCTGTGCTGGGCAAGTATCAGCTGGAATGCGTCTCGGGCTGGTATTCCGGCCAGCTGGCCACGCGCTCGGTGGAAGAGGAAATCGTCGCTGTGGAAGCGCACCTGAACCTGCTGGCGGCCAATGGCGCGCAGGTCATGGTCTATGGCGAGGTGGCCGATTCCATCCAGGGCGCGCCCACGCCGCTGTACCAGCGCCCGCGCTTTGGCAGCGAAGCGGCCTGGCAGGGCTATGCGCAGCGCCTCGACCAGTTCGCCCGCCATCTGCTCCAGCGCGGGGTGCGGCTGGCCTACCACCATCACATGGGGGCCTATGTCGAGACCCCGGAGGATCTCGACAAGCTGATGGCCCTCACGGGCGAGGAAGTCGGCCTGCTCTTCGATAGCGGGCATATCGCCTTTGCCGGCGGCGATCCGCTGGCGGTGCTGCAGCGCCACCTCGACCGTGTCTGCCATGTGCATTGCAAGGACGTGCGGCCGGCCGTGGTGAAGCTGGCGCGCAACCGCGACTGGAGCTTCCTGCAGGCGGTCATCAATGGCGCGTTCACGGTGCCGGGTGACGGCGCCATCGATTTCGCGCCGCTGCTGCAATTGCTGTATCGACGTGGATACAGTGGCTGGCTGGTCGTGGAAGCGGAGCAAGACCCGGCGGTCGCGCCCAGCTATCGCTACGCGCAGATGGGCTATCGCCACCTGTCGACGCTGGTGGCGGCCATCGAGAACGGCAGCCTGCAGGAGGCCGCATGA
- the iolB gene encoding 5-deoxy-glucuronate isomerase, translating to MSLLVKAQRSGRDIVQVTPQSAGWRYVGFSAHRLARGEQLALDTGDREYCVVILAGVVSVQAGSSQWREIGQRRSVFDDVPAASVYVPHHHRLTLTADSDAEVALCSAPGFGELPPRLIGPEAVTQSVRGEGSNTRYVSDILPQTAAADHLLVVEVRTPGGHSSSYPPHKHDTDNLPQESFLEETYYHRLNPAQGFAFQRVYVDDRSLDESMAVENHDVVMVPRGYHPVVVPHGYESYYLNVMAGPTRSWHFRNDPAHEWMLKR from the coding sequence ATGAGCCTGCTCGTCAAAGCCCAGCGCAGTGGCCGCGATATCGTCCAGGTCACGCCGCAATCGGCCGGCTGGCGCTACGTCGGCTTCAGCGCCCATCGACTGGCGCGCGGCGAGCAGCTCGCGCTCGATACCGGCGACCGCGAATACTGTGTGGTGATCCTGGCCGGGGTGGTGAGCGTTCAGGCCGGTTCCAGCCAGTGGCGTGAAATCGGCCAGCGCCGCAGCGTCTTCGATGACGTCCCGGCCGCTTCGGTCTATGTGCCCCATCATCACAGGCTCACCCTCACCGCCGACAGCGACGCCGAAGTGGCCCTGTGCAGCGCACCGGGTTTCGGGGAGCTGCCGCCGCGCCTGATCGGCCCGGAGGCGGTGACGCAATCGGTGCGGGGTGAAGGCAGCAATACGCGTTACGTCAGCGATATCCTGCCGCAGACCGCCGCCGCCGATCACCTGCTGGTGGTCGAGGTGCGCACGCCGGGCGGGCATTCGTCCAGCTATCCGCCGCACAAGCACGATACCGACAACCTGCCCCAGGAGAGCTTCCTCGAAGAAACCTATTACCACCGGCTCAATCCGGCACAGGGCTTTGCCTTCCAGCGGGTGTACGTGGATGACCGCAGCCTGGACGAATCCATGGCGGTCGAGAATCATGACGTGGTGATGGTGCCGCGCGGCTATCACCCGGTGGTGGTGCCGCATGGCTATGAGAGCTACTACCTCAACGTGATGGCCGGGCCGACCAGGAGCTGGCATTTCCGCAATGACCCGGCGCACGAATGGATGCTCAAGCGCTAG
- a CDS encoding PepSY-associated TM helix domain-containing protein, whose product MTSPLRSLRDWLVRHAPSRHVLVLLHRWTGLGMAFFLIVTSLTGSLLVFDDELDAWLAPQLQLAQPAPGQSAQAMMDPYLLREKVAQAMGPQVHISQLVLHARPGRTVSFQADPATDPATGKPYRLGYDEILVNPYTGVVQGVRDRDKISLKPADLMPFLFKLHHSLALPRAPGALLLGTVGLLWTLDCFVGMILTWPRARPFLVKWKPAWLIKWRAGFYRVNLDLHRAFGLWCWVMLLLFAWSSVMLNLRDQIYLPVMSRILSFDTSWRPGPPLPQALSGPPQSWPEAHALARRTMDGFARQRGLVIDFEEKLDFDRRRGVYIYLVHSNADLRADVGNTGLRIDARTGKILGHWLPVGDRDGNTFSNWLGALHMGHVFGLPWRILLVLVGGAVSLLTVTGVVVWWKKRAARRLQLRSPGDGRKPSASHSDVASR is encoded by the coding sequence ATGACAAGCCCTCTGCGCAGCCTGCGGGACTGGCTGGTCCGCCATGCGCCCAGCCGCCATGTCCTGGTCTTGCTGCACCGCTGGACCGGGCTAGGCATGGCCTTCTTCCTGATCGTGACCAGCCTGACCGGGAGCCTGCTGGTGTTCGACGATGAACTGGATGCCTGGCTGGCCCCGCAGCTGCAACTGGCCCAGCCCGCGCCGGGACAATCGGCGCAGGCCATGATGGACCCCTACCTGCTGCGCGAAAAGGTGGCGCAGGCAATGGGGCCGCAGGTCCATATCAGCCAGTTGGTCCTGCATGCCCGGCCGGGACGCACGGTCAGCTTCCAGGCCGATCCCGCCACCGATCCGGCCACGGGCAAGCCCTACCGGCTGGGCTATGACGAAATCCTGGTCAATCCCTATACCGGTGTGGTCCAGGGTGTACGCGACCGCGACAAGATCAGCCTCAAGCCCGCCGATCTGATGCCTTTCCTCTTCAAGCTGCATCACTCGCTGGCCTTGCCGCGCGCCCCGGGCGCGCTGCTGCTGGGGACGGTGGGACTGCTGTGGACGCTGGATTGCTTCGTCGGCATGATCCTCACCTGGCCGCGTGCGCGTCCCTTCCTGGTCAAGTGGAAGCCGGCGTGGCTGATCAAGTGGCGAGCGGGCTTCTATCGCGTCAACCTGGACCTGCACCGCGCCTTCGGCCTCTGGTGCTGGGTCATGTTGCTGCTCTTTGCCTGGTCCAGCGTGATGCTGAACCTGCGCGACCAGATCTACCTGCCGGTGATGTCCCGAATCCTGAGCTTCGATACCAGCTGGCGACCTGGCCCGCCCCTGCCGCAAGCGCTGTCCGGCCCACCCCAGTCCTGGCCCGAGGCGCATGCGCTGGCGCGCCGGACCATGGACGGCTTTGCCCGGCAGCGCGGACTGGTGATCGATTTCGAAGAGAAGCTTGATTTCGACCGACGGCGTGGCGTCTACATCTACCTGGTCCACAGCAATGCCGATCTGCGCGCCGATGTCGGCAATACGGGCCTGCGCATCGATGCGCGCACCGGCAAGATCCTCGGCCACTGGCTGCCGGTGGGCGATCGCGACGGCAATACCTTCAGCAACTGGCTAGGCGCGCTGCACATGGGGCATGTGTTCGGCCTGCCCTGGCGCATCCTGCTGGTCCTGGTGGGTGGCGCGGTGAGCCTGTTGACGGTGACGGGGGTGGTGGTGTGGTGGAAGAAGCGCGCCGCGCGCAGGCTTCAGCTGCGCTCGCCGGGCGACGGCAGGAAACCCAGCGCCAGCCACAGCGACGTCGCCTCGCGATAG
- a CDS encoding FecR/PupR family sigma factor regulator — MSSSSDSPSPWDSAVTWVLREHEQTLLAPADQQALEQWLAADPAHRAAYREATSLWLALGFLPSPGERS, encoded by the coding sequence ATGTCTTCGTCTTCCGATTCTCCCTCACCCTGGGACAGCGCCGTGACCTGGGTGCTGCGCGAGCACGAGCAGACCCTGCTGGCGCCGGCCGACCAGCAGGCGCTGGAACAGTGGCTGGCGGCCGATCCGGCGCATCGCGCCGCCTATCGCGAGGCGACGTCGCTGTGGCTGGCGCTGGGTTTCCTGCCGTCGCCCGGCGAGCGCAGCTGA
- a CDS encoding FecR family protein, translating into MPSNPIPLQDPVLDQAIAWLVKLRAFPGDAAVAPELQAGIAAWRAADPRHEQVWSELMASEEQFQRLVALPVPASQWHGPLKRLNQRRQHSQSRRRWMGNAMLGLGAIALGAVAARQAGLFEALDGASYATRTGDQRQLRLGDGTALALNTSSSVQLRFDDTRRLLLLRQGEIFIDTGADAQWPHHRPFWVQTAHARLQALGTRFDVRQHGDGTQLTVLEGRVAVHVAGVDPLVAQPGEIVDIHPDGRLVRRAARASAMDPTAWLEQSLVVRQMRLADVVAQLARYRSGWLQCDPAVADWQVSGVFQLQDTDVALEALAQALPLTIERRTRFWVRVAAAGKR; encoded by the coding sequence ATGCCCTCCAACCCTATTCCCCTCCAGGATCCCGTACTGGACCAGGCCATTGCCTGGCTGGTGAAACTGCGCGCCTTTCCCGGCGACGCCGCCGTCGCCCCTGAGCTGCAAGCCGGCATCGCCGCCTGGCGTGCGGCCGATCCCCGCCATGAACAGGTCTGGTCGGAACTGATGGCCTCCGAAGAACAATTCCAGCGGCTGGTGGCCTTGCCGGTGCCGGCCTCCCAATGGCACGGTCCCCTCAAGCGCCTGAACCAGCGGCGCCAGCACAGCCAGTCGCGGCGTCGCTGGATGGGCAATGCCATGCTCGGCCTGGGCGCGATTGCGTTGGGAGCGGTGGCGGCCCGCCAGGCGGGACTGTTCGAGGCGCTGGACGGCGCCTCCTACGCTACCCGCACGGGCGACCAGCGCCAGCTGCGCCTGGGCGATGGCACCGCCCTGGCGCTCAATACCAGTTCGTCGGTCCAGCTGCGCTTTGATGACACGCGCCGGCTGCTGCTGTTGCGTCAAGGCGAGATCTTCATCGATACCGGCGCTGACGCCCAGTGGCCGCATCACCGTCCGTTCTGGGTGCAAACCGCCCACGCCCGCCTGCAGGCGCTGGGCACCCGTTTCGACGTGCGCCAGCACGGCGACGGCACGCAGTTGACCGTCCTCGAGGGCCGGGTGGCGGTCCATGTGGCGGGCGTTGATCCGCTGGTAGCCCAGCCCGGCGAGATCGTCGACATCCATCCCGATGGCAGGCTGGTGCGGCGCGCCGCGCGCGCGTCCGCCATGGACCCCACGGCCTGGCTGGAGCAAAGCCTGGTGGTGCGGCAGATGCGGCTGGCCGATGTGGTGGCGCAGTTGGCGCGCTATCGCAGCGGCTGGCTGCAATGCGATCCGGCGGTGGCTGACTGGCAGGTGTCGGGCGTGTTCCAGCTGCAAGACACCGATGTGGCGCTGGAGGCCTTGGCCCAGGCCTTGCCGCTGACCATCGAACGACGCACGCGCTTCTGGGTGCGGGTGGCCGCAGCCGGTAAACGATAA
- a CDS encoding sigma-70 family RNA polymerase sigma factor, which translates to MPVPHTVHAQRFHTLYSEHHGWLQQWLRRRVGSSFDAADLAQDTFLRVLGKPGALDGVREPRAWLSRIAHGLVVDKLRREEVERTCLEAIAHLPEPEVVSPEARLILVEALCMIDALLEGLGERARQAFLLSRLDEMSYPEIARHLGVSLSSVEKYMAAAIRHCYLMRQSLQAA; encoded by the coding sequence ATGCCAGTGCCGCACACCGTCCATGCCCAGCGCTTCCATACGCTCTACAGCGAGCACCATGGCTGGCTGCAGCAATGGCTGCGACGACGCGTGGGCAGCAGTTTCGACGCCGCCGACCTGGCCCAGGACACCTTCCTGCGCGTGCTGGGCAAGCCGGGCGCGCTGGATGGAGTGCGCGAGCCGCGCGCCTGGCTCAGCCGCATTGCCCATGGCCTGGTGGTGGACAAGCTGCGCCGGGAAGAGGTCGAGCGCACCTGCCTGGAAGCCATTGCCCATCTGCCCGAGCCGGAAGTGGTCTCGCCGGAAGCGCGGCTGATCCTGGTGGAGGCCTTGTGCATGATCGACGCCCTGCTCGAAGGACTGGGTGAACGCGCTCGCCAGGCTTTCCTGCTCTCGCGGCTGGACGAGATGAGCTATCCGGAAATCGCCCGTCACCTGGGCGTATCGCTGAGCAGCGTGGAAAAATACATGGCCGCGGCGATCCGCCATTGCTACCTGATGCGGCAGTCCCTGCAGGCGGCCTGA
- a CDS encoding response regulator has translation MRILLVEDDAMIGEEVRCALKDNGYAADWVRAGDAALLALAQQQYDALLLDLGLPGADGLAVLRQLRTHSLLPVLVITARDGIQDRIGGLDAGADDYLLKPFAIGELLARLRAVLRRRSGAASDQLSNGQITLDLAAKTACWREGPAVLLSAREFALLCALMGRPGAILSRAELEEKLYGWGEEVESNAVEFLIHSLRRKLDKEAIKNVRGMGWLVQRAS, from the coding sequence ATGAGAATACTGTTGGTCGAAGATGACGCCATGATCGGCGAAGAAGTCCGTTGCGCCTTGAAGGACAACGGCTACGCGGCCGACTGGGTCCGTGCTGGCGACGCCGCCCTGCTGGCGCTGGCGCAGCAGCAATACGACGCGCTGTTGCTGGACCTGGGCCTGCCCGGCGCCGATGGCCTGGCGGTGCTACGCCAGTTGCGCACCCATTCCCTGCTGCCGGTCCTGGTCATCACTGCCCGCGACGGTATCCAGGACCGCATCGGCGGGCTCGACGCCGGCGCCGATGACTATCTGCTCAAACCCTTTGCCATCGGTGAATTGCTGGCGCGCCTGCGCGCCGTGCTGCGACGCCGCTCGGGCGCGGCCAGCGACCAGCTCTCCAATGGCCAGATCACGCTCGACCTGGCCGCCAAGACCGCCTGCTGGCGCGAGGGTCCCGCGGTGCTCTTGTCGGCACGTGAGTTCGCCTTGCTGTGTGCGCTCATGGGCCGTCCTGGCGCCATCCTCTCGCGCGCCGAACTGGAAGAAAAACTCTATGGCTGGGGCGAGGAAGTCGAAAGCAATGCGGTCGAATTCCTGATCCATTCGCTGCGCCGGAAACTGGACAAGGAAGCCATCAAGAACGTCAGGGGCATGGGATGGCTGGTCCAGCGGGCGTCATGA
- a CDS encoding sensor histidine kinase, with protein MKRSLQAQLSLALTAAILVVALGAGGFGFVTAYRDSIRSQDDLLMQVGALLKHSGAALSLEGAGMAAAGDEHDSRVTVQWLPDPGDPPADAAPLPLPADLAEGFHTLLLHHEYFRVYVQALPNGKRLALAQETDLRQHIAQRSAWRALWPFVVLAPLLLLAVQRIIKRLFAPLQALRQEIDSRGEDDLQPIAERLLPREVQAFVAAINGLLARVEAGMAAQRRFVADAAHELRTPLTALSLQAERLGRAPMSETARERLTRLETGLQRARQLVTQLLALARAQTPAGAALQPCSLHQVLREVIEELLPLAQCKQIDLGLDGERDACVLTQPQELAQLLRNLIDNAIAYTPAGGAVSLRMERHAQWVALEICDTGPGIAASERERVFQPFYRIDPSGQGSGLGLAIVQSIARRLGVTLRLEAADPAQQSGLRVRLLIPGA; from the coding sequence ATGAAGCGTTCCCTGCAGGCCCAGCTGTCGCTGGCCTTGACCGCTGCCATCCTGGTGGTGGCCCTGGGCGCGGGCGGCTTCGGTTTCGTCACCGCCTATCGCGATTCCATCCGCAGCCAGGACGATCTACTCATGCAGGTGGGCGCGCTGCTCAAGCACAGCGGTGCGGCGCTCTCACTGGAAGGCGCTGGCATGGCCGCAGCCGGCGATGAGCACGACTCGCGCGTGACCGTGCAGTGGCTGCCGGACCCGGGTGACCCGCCGGCAGACGCAGCGCCGCTGCCCTTGCCGGCCGACCTCGCCGAAGGCTTCCATACCCTGCTGCTGCACCATGAGTATTTCCGCGTCTACGTCCAAGCCCTGCCCAACGGCAAGCGCCTGGCGCTGGCCCAGGAAACCGACCTGCGCCAGCACATCGCCCAGCGCAGCGCCTGGCGCGCCCTGTGGCCCTTCGTGGTGCTGGCCCCCTTGCTGTTGCTGGCCGTGCAACGCATCATCAAGCGCCTGTTCGCGCCCTTGCAGGCGCTGCGCCAGGAGATCGACAGCCGCGGCGAAGATGACCTCCAGCCCATCGCCGAGCGCCTGCTGCCGCGCGAGGTGCAGGCCTTCGTGGCCGCCATCAATGGCCTCCTGGCCCGGGTCGAGGCGGGCATGGCCGCCCAGCGCCGCTTTGTGGCCGATGCCGCCCACGAACTGCGCACGCCCCTGACCGCCCTGTCCCTGCAGGCCGAACGCCTGGGCCGGGCGCCCATGTCCGAGACCGCGCGCGAACGGCTGACGCGGCTGGAAACGGGCCTGCAGCGCGCCCGCCAGCTGGTGACGCAACTGCTGGCGCTGGCCCGGGCGCAGACGCCCGCTGGCGCGGCCCTGCAGCCGTGCAGCCTGCACCAGGTGCTGCGCGAAGTGATCGAAGAGCTGCTGCCCTTGGCCCAATGCAAGCAGATCGACCTCGGCCTGGACGGCGAGCGCGACGCCTGCGTGCTGACCCAGCCCCAGGAGCTGGCCCAGCTGTTGCGCAACCTGATCGACAACGCCATTGCCTACACGCCCGCGGGCGGCGCTGTCAGCCTGCGCATGGAGCGCCATGCGCAATGGGTCGCGCTGGAGATCTGCGATACCGGTCCCGGCATCGCCGCCAGCGAGCGTGAACGGGTGTTCCAACCGTTTTACCGGATCGATCCCTCCGGCCAGGGTTCCGGACTGGGACTGGCCATCGTGCAGAGCATTGCCAGGCGGCTGGGCGTCACGCTGCGCCTGGAAGCCGCCGACCCGGCGCAGCAGTCGGGCCTGCGCGTGCGCCTGCTCATTCCAGGGGCCTGA
- a CDS encoding cytochrome b — MNPSATSSTFPPSRYHPLSVILHWVIFLLFVVALATIEYRDDIPKGDPLRDLLRTVHMHAGQLVLILVVLRLLARKAFGVPPELALPRVQRWGAAAVHLLLYAVMIGLPVTGILFTQAGGRDVVFFGMTLPVILAKDMALRGPIKEFHEFMGNAVYFLVGLHVLGALWHQFFDRMPILQRMSLRGPRQN; from the coding sequence ATGAATCCCTCCGCAACCTCCTCTACTTTCCCACCCAGCCGCTACCATCCCTTGTCGGTGATCCTGCACTGGGTGATCTTCCTGCTCTTCGTCGTGGCGCTGGCCACCATCGAATACCGTGACGACATTCCCAAGGGCGATCCGCTGCGCGATCTGCTGCGCACGGTGCATATGCATGCGGGCCAGCTGGTGCTGATCCTGGTGGTGCTGCGCCTGCTGGCGCGCAAGGCCTTCGGCGTGCCGCCGGAACTGGCGCTGCCGCGCGTGCAGCGCTGGGGCGCAGCGGCGGTCCACCTGCTGCTGTATGCCGTCATGATCGGCCTGCCGGTCACCGGCATCCTGTTCACCCAGGCCGGCGGGCGCGACGTGGTCTTCTTCGGCATGACCCTGCCGGTGATCCTGGCCAAGGACATGGCCCTGCGCGGACCGATCAAGGAATTCCACGAGTTCATGGGCAATGCCGTCTACTTCCTGGTCGGCCTGCACGTGCTGGGCGCGCTGTGGCACCAGTTCTTCGACCGCATGCCCATCCTGCAGCGCATGTCGCTGCGCGGGCCACGCCAGAATTAG
- a CDS encoding methyl-accepting chemotaxis protein, translated as MSILHRFSVRQALRGLVALVAVLVVMWGTATVYAERARQALAQAQETRFTALALAAEFRQGVDDLAQLARSYVVSGEPRLLEQHQAVLDIRDGQRARPQQYGRVYWDLVGADGQPPRPDSTVAVSLRKLMEQAGYSPAELARLDEAWLMSDALASTERRAMQEMQGDAGARGPAQQMLHGDGYQLHRTSILQAFDDMVGLLEQRTAREVALAQLLAQRLAWLSTLLAVAVVVILAVSLRLLYRGSAGPLAQATSMLAQLARGDLSDSAPVRARGQVAALLDALQRLRKAIVRLVKGVHAGAAAIQNAAGDMAAGTEHVVARTEEQAQALLQAAASMQQLAGTVQQHTAHTHQASRLARRACEVVRRSAAEVEQVASAMAAIKASSARITDLGGLIDSIAVQSKLLGASASLAGCGSGVGGRTLSSVAQDVSALAQRTASAAAEFKSLTETALQQIQNGSRKAVQAEGAMREAVYSVERVSQLIGQIAEVNLEQTSGIDQVVQVLRQVQLLTQQNGLLLQQTTSAARALNEQTEQLTQAAAEFRLEAGYEDGCMVIDMPA; from the coding sequence ATGTCGATATTGCATCGTTTTTCCGTGCGTCAGGCACTGCGGGGGTTGGTGGCGCTGGTGGCCGTTCTGGTGGTGATGTGGGGAACGGCGACGGTCTATGCCGAGCGCGCCCGGCAGGCGCTGGCCCAGGCGCAGGAGACGCGCTTTACCGCCCTGGCGCTGGCTGCGGAGTTCCGCCAGGGCGTCGACGATCTCGCCCAGCTGGCGCGCAGCTATGTGGTCAGCGGTGAACCCCGCCTGCTGGAGCAGCACCAGGCGGTGCTGGACATCCGCGACGGCCAGCGCGCCCGGCCCCAGCAGTATGGGCGGGTCTACTGGGACCTGGTCGGCGCCGATGGCCAGCCACCCCGGCCAGACAGCACGGTTGCGGTTTCCCTGCGCAAGCTCATGGAGCAGGCCGGCTACAGCCCGGCTGAACTGGCCCGGCTGGACGAGGCCTGGCTCATGTCCGACGCCCTGGCCAGCACAGAGCGCCGGGCCATGCAAGAGATGCAGGGGGATGCCGGCGCGCGCGGGCCGGCGCAGCAGATGCTCCATGGCGACGGCTACCAGTTGCACAGGACTTCGATCCTGCAGGCCTTTGACGACATGGTCGGCCTGCTGGAACAGCGCACGGCCCGTGAAGTCGCGCTGGCGCAGCTGCTGGCGCAGCGCCTGGCCTGGCTCAGTACGCTCCTGGCCGTGGCGGTGGTGGTGATCCTGGCGGTGAGCCTGCGGCTGCTCTACCGCGGCAGCGCTGGTCCGCTCGCACAGGCCACCAGCATGCTGGCGCAACTGGCGCGGGGCGATCTGAGCGACAGCGCCCCGGTGCGCGCCCGCGGGCAGGTCGCGGCCCTGCTGGATGCGCTGCAACGCCTGCGCAAGGCCATCGTGCGCCTGGTCAAGGGGGTGCATGCGGGCGCGGCGGCGATCCAGAACGCCGCCGGCGACATGGCCGCCGGCACCGAGCACGTCGTTGCGCGCACCGAGGAACAGGCGCAGGCGCTGCTGCAGGCCGCCGCATCGATGCAGCAATTGGCCGGCACCGTACAGCAGCACACCGCCCACACCCATCAAGCCAGCCGGCTGGCCAGGCGGGCCTGCGAGGTGGTGCGGCGCAGTGCGGCAGAGGTGGAGCAGGTGGCCTCGGCGATGGCGGCCATCAAGGCCTCATCGGCCCGTATCACCGACCTGGGCGGCCTGATCGACAGCATCGCTGTACAAAGCAAGCTGCTGGGCGCGAGCGCCTCCCTGGCAGGCTGCGGCAGTGGCGTGGGTGGACGCACACTGAGCAGCGTGGCGCAAGACGTCAGCGCCCTGGCCCAGCGCACGGCAAGCGCCGCCGCCGAGTTCAAGAGTCTTACCGAAACCGCCTTGCAGCAGATCCAGAACGGCAGCCGCAAGGCCGTGCAGGCCGAGGGCGCCATGCGCGAAGCGGTCTATAGCGTGGAGCGGGTCAGCCAGTTGATCGGCCAGATCGCCGAGGTCAACCTGGAGCAGACCTCGGGCATCGACCAGGTCGTGCAGGTGCTCAGGCAGGTGCAGTTGCTGACCCAGCAGAACGGCCTGTTGCTGCAGCAGACGACTTCGGCCGCGCGCGCCCTGAACGAGCAGACCGAGCAACTGACCCAGGCCGCCGCCGAATTCAGGCTGGAAGCCGGCTATGAAGACGGCTGCATGGTCATCGACATGCCGGCCTGA
- a CDS encoding multidrug effflux MFS transporter gives MSPIAPIAPPSPQHPPNHPRFLLFLICAFASAGQLAIDLYVPALPEMAIDYATSAQAIQSSVTGYLIAYAFGQLVFGPLADAYGRKRILALGLGLFSLGCVLSLAAPNLETFVAARVLQGFGIAATNLLAKAIITDSFAGQALVHAYTYMAIAWGLAPIIAPVIGAHLQEAFGWRSCLVFLLVYSLGMWAVLWRYRETLAQPVRLHPATLARNARMVLASPVFQSCFLAQGLCYSILLVFNIVGPFMVQNTLHQPPTFFGYLALAIGMMYFLGGISNRITHRRLPTAEQRLRLGARVMTGAAFVMLLLALSVGLTVWTLCAPVLVMAFCAGAMYPTLMAKGNSIFPHIAGLTSAILGFALLLVSAAMMGLAGFVSIHSLTPLAGFFCVVGLTVIVMVGKLLHHLQVPAPLAQPVARP, from the coding sequence ATGAGCCCCATCGCCCCCATCGCCCCGCCTTCGCCCCAGCATCCGCCCAATCACCCGCGCTTCCTGCTGTTCCTGATCTGCGCCTTTGCCTCGGCCGGGCAACTGGCCATCGACCTGTACGTGCCGGCGCTGCCGGAGATGGCCATCGATTACGCCACCTCGGCCCAGGCCATCCAGTCCAGCGTGACGGGTTACCTGATCGCCTATGCCTTCGGCCAACTGGTCTTCGGCCCGCTGGCCGACGCCTATGGACGCAAGCGCATCCTGGCGCTGGGGCTGGGCCTGTTCTCGCTGGGATGCGTGCTCTCCCTGGCCGCGCCCAACCTGGAGACCTTCGTGGCGGCGCGGGTGCTGCAGGGCTTTGGCATCGCCGCTACCAACCTGCTGGCCAAGGCCATCATCACCGACTCCTTCGCCGGCCAGGCGCTGGTGCATGCCTACACCTACATGGCCATCGCCTGGGGCCTGGCGCCGATCATCGCGCCGGTGATCGGGGCACACCTGCAGGAAGCCTTTGGCTGGCGTTCCTGCCTGGTCTTCCTGCTGGTCTATTCGCTGGGCATGTGGGCGGTGCTGTGGCGCTATCGCGAGACGCTGGCCCAGCCGGTGCGGCTGCATCCGGCCACGCTGGCGCGCAATGCCCGCATGGTGCTGGCCAGTCCGGTGTTCCAGAGCTGCTTCCTGGCGCAGGGTCTGTGCTACAGCATCCTGCTGGTGTTCAACATCGTCGGCCCCTTCATGGTCCAGAACACCTTGCACCAGCCACCGACCTTCTTTGGCTACCTGGCGCTGGCCATCGGCATGATGTATTTCCTGGGCGGCATCTCCAACCGCATCACGCACCGCCGCCTGCCCACGGCCGAGCAACGACTGCGCCTGGGCGCCCGGGTGATGACGGGCGCGGCCTTCGTCATGCTGTTGCTGGCGCTGTCGGTGGGCCTGACGGTCTGGACGCTGTGCGCGCCGGTGCTGGTGATGGCCTTTTGCGCCGGGGCCATGTATCCCACCCTGATGGCCAAGGGCAATTCCATCTTCCCGCACATTGCCGGATTGACCAGCGCCATCCTGGGCTTCGCCTTGCTACTGGTGTCGGCGGCGATGATGGGACTGGCCGGTTTCGTCTCCATCCACAGCCTGACCCCGCTGGCGGGCTTTTTCTGCGTGGTGGGCCTGACCGTGATCGTCATGGTCGGCAAGCTCTTGCATCATCTGCAAGTGCCTGCGCCGCTGGCCCAGCCGGTGGCGCGTCCCTGA